Within the Sebastes umbrosus isolate fSebUmb1 chromosome 5, fSebUmb1.pri, whole genome shotgun sequence genome, the region CAGATGAAAAGTGTTAGGTCAGTACTCACTGGTCCTTGGGAACTCAGACGTCTGTTGGCAAACAGTTTTGCAACCCCTCTTTCCAGCCATGTCCAATATGGTGCAATGGAGAAACACTCTGTCAACGTACAGTACGTGTGGCACATAGGCTCCTATGAGAAGTGGCATCTCTCTGcagcagtgtacagcagcatcCGAAGCAAAATATCTAGAAATCCACAAAAATAACGAGTCCCTACTCTATTTAACTACAGTACACATGTCCATATGAACTCAGATTACAGATAAAGACCATACTCACTCAGAAACGGGTGTAACATGTGTTTCCCACACACATAAGTCTCTTCTCATcccagctaacgttagctagctagctagcaacaGTCCACTGCATCGTTACCGCGTTTGCGCCAATTAAGTGAAATTaccaatagaaaaaaaaatccaaacaatGCTCAATTTCGTTTTACatggtaaaacaaaacaatacaaaacagtAACTTTACCGAACTTTAAAAGGGACTgcttgtaactttcagaaatgcttgtgaACAGCGACACCTaagtggccgttaagtcaacgaaagtcagcgtcgagctcgcgcttgctcgctctaaatagacatgaacgagcatcgctcaacacagtgaggcgacacacgtcagctaaaaccacaatatcactctatatttcacctgcttggcagtaatgttagctgaccagacgaaggtctctccatgaaacattgctgatcctagtgttggcttttcgggttgaaacaggaagagaaacgttgtAGTCTCTGACAGGGTGCCGGTCGGCGTCAGTTAGCTTTTCTCACTCGTTCAATTCAGTCCCTCCCTCTCACCCACCCAGACAAGTTCAAGGACTCCTCAAAACGTTGAAAATTTCAGTTGCTTCACAAAACAACAGCAAGATTATCATTCAAAAGGAATTACTGAGCCAGTCCATATTCAGAAATGAACATTCGTAATTGAAATGCAACATATGGAAATAGCTGTCCTGGATTAACAagatttgttgtttgtattGTAACGACTGGGTGATGTGGGGTCCACTGTTAAGTTACAAGTTCTGTTACTGTAGTAAGTCAGGTTTACATGATGTCAGCGAACGCAGCATTGACAGTGATTTGTGAAGATAGcaacctgtgattggccgagGCTTTAGGAGGGAGGGTTGTTGTTGGTCCGGTGAGTTGGTAGGTGTGTGCGGGAGACGAGAGGCGGGAGATGAGAAGTGAGTTGCTAATGCAGATAGCACGCTGTAAACTagttagttttgttgttttggcgtTGGTTACGGCCCACAGTAACCTGTGTTCAAGCTGAGGAATAAAGTACCAGCTAACCCAGTTCCTGCCTGGTAGCTTCATTGACCAGGGTCGCTACAgtattgtcataaaaaaaaacatatttttacatgtaCAAACAAATtacaacaaatatgtttttgtttttcagacatgtAGCCTACCGGTACTCACataattaaacctgcagtgggCAGAAGATTTTTGGCaacattgggaaaaaattccacaataacctttcagcgtattgtgattcaagacttctgcacctcctcatgactctgttttcaggctttaaaaaatctagcctgtgatgggagagtTTGGCCAATCAGAGAGATGGCTATTggttgttcattcaacagaggcagctgtcaatcactcgcaaactccaatcaaacggtcaaactagaaagcgctgatcaaatataaatcaatattctgttactgtaatggctatttctgaaatgttttcagaaacatctagtagtgtactgtttagctgtaaaatgagaaagtttgctccggctggtgggcggtgcttggtgtttcctgaACTGATCTCAAAATGGCTGccggttcacaaactttctcattttacagctaaacagtacactagaagatgtttctgaatacatttgaggcgagaaatagacattacagtaacagaatattgattcatatttgatcagcgctgcctagtttgacaatttgatcggagttcgcgagtgattgacagctgctcagagacggcaaggctccagctcggctctgattggttgttttcctccggtctgtgaaatcttgcagatgccattaggagcacattaaggcacattatttttcttgcagattacctgtctcatgcactactgttaggatatagtgaccattttataaaaataactttttttaatcttaaaagAAATGAGTTTTGCCCCTCAgattttctttgacattttcagactaTATTTGGGCTCATTTCATCTTTGAAAGTTACATTCTGTGAATCTTGGCTACTTGTCCAAAGACGTCCGGAGACACTTTCAACTTATTAGCAAAATATTTCCACTGTGGCAACAAATAAGACTTGCTAAGAGAAAGATATTGTAAATTAAACTGGGCTTACTGGGCATATTTAGGAATGACTAAGTCTAGCAGAAAGACAGATAGGCACTTGCTAACATAGAAACACTAGGCTACAATGACCCATATAACAGATTCACTCAGAAGGATGACTCAGTTGTTTGGCTTTGACTGAGAGAGGTTTTTAATGCACTGCAGGGTGCAGACGTAACATAAACTGATGGAGTGGCGCCCACCGATGGTCAAAAAGAAACTATGCAACTCTTTGGTCTTACTCAGGCCCTCTCTGCTGAGTAAAACCAGACAGCAACAgcttgtatttatgtatatttgaGCTGTATCTGAATATAGATTTGTGAAGAGAAAACACTGAGAAATGTAGTCAGATTTGTGTAATGAATAAGCGTGAATGCATGACTTGTTACATGACAAATCCTCTCACCAAATCATTACAAAACATGACAGGAAGTGAGcattttacatactatatactatataatgtCATATGTAAAGCAAGGTAATGATTTCTCTGGCTCGatctgtgtatgtttgtgctcTCCCGCTGATCATTAGTTTCACAACTGTGAGAACAACACTCAAACCTGAACCTGGAAACTGTGGTTTATGTGGTTCATCTAGTTTGCTACAGATTTCAGAGAAATGTTTCATGTGCTGTGCTGAGTATTTCCACACCAAACAATAATGTTGTTGCATCTGTGTGCTTCACTTGTAAGATTAATGCAATAAAAAGCTAACCAGCTGTGACCGAGTTGTATCCACAAACAGGGAGATAAggtcatttgaaggcaccattagctccaccatctcgtgtcacttcttgttgcaaaacaacaagatggcgacagccaaaatgccgaactcgaggcttcaaaacggcagtccacaaaccaatggatggcgccacagtgactacgtccacttcatatatacagtctatgctttttTCCCACGTTTGAACAAATATTCAAATCTTAATAAAAAGTGACAGTCCTACTGTGTATGTCATTTGCTTGATTTATGTAGGAAAATGTACGATTTAAGAACAATGTATCCCGAAGTCATTAAGGccttaaaaatagattttaactAAAGGCCCCTCAACAAGATGGGCTCTCAAGAGCAAATAATAATGCAAGTGTTGCCTGCAGGCTTTAATGCTCCTGTAGACCACTTGCTGTCAAATAATAGTGACAAtcatttcaattaattaattaatttattacattaattaatgttcacttctgatttatgactagaacaacttgacacacagtggagctgcatctcaaattaaccttcagtttcccagctttcagatgatgtacaccacttctatgtgacatctactgttgacctgctgtctccccctaaagactcctgtacccccctaaaaaaagactaaaacatgtctattgtgggtctcagagggttgatAGAATGACCCAAAGCAGCCACATGGCCACAGTGACACTAAATAATCTTGTTGTGACATCTGTGTTCTTCACTTATTGAATCAATCTAACAAAAGTCActtaatatatagtaatattcATAAACAATGAGGAAAGGAGGTCTAAAATGGTCCAGAATGAACTAAATCAAGAGGCCGAAAGTGTCCTAAATATAAAAGTGAATGATGAATGACATAAAAAGTAAGAAGAAGATAGGGTTGTCTGAGGAGGAAATTTGCAGTTTTTAATGGTCCTCTACTTACTCCACAGACTGGAGAGAACACTGCTGGAAAAATATTATAAGATATTTTAAGACCCCACACCAGGAAAAATACAAGAACACAAGCTCGACGTGTTGAAGATAATGTGGCTCAATAGAGGcaaatcattttcatattttctgggACTGCCCCAAGCTGAGTTTATACTGGAAAGGTATTCATAACTCATTAAGCACTGTATTTAAGACTCAAATACCTCTGAACTTGGAGACTCTTTATCTGggccacattttgtttttgagaCAGAGGAGTGATATAAAGCTGCTGCAGGCCCTTTTGGCGGCAAGTAAAAAATCTATCACAAGAAGGTGGCTAAATCCAGTACCACCTACATTGGATGATTGGTATGGAATAACCCTTGAACTatttaaaatggaaaagttGACTTACTCTTTGAGGATCCAAAAGGGCAAATTTGACCAGATTTGGAATAAATGGATCGAATTTATAACCCCCATAAGAGTAGACTTTGTATGACTCCActgactttcttttctcttttcttcctttcctcttcttgcTGAGAATAATAAGAATGTAATGTAAGCTCCCTTGGTtctaatgtatatagttatGTCTTTAATAGAGTGTGAGATAGGCATAGGTAAGAAAGCTAAATGTAACTGCTGATAGTTTGATGGAGAAGTATGCATGGGCATGTAGGCTGTATACGCGTGAGTATGCAAGTGAATATCgatgtgtgtagatgtgtatAATCTGGACTTGTGGAACGGTTTACACGGCCACGTACTTCAGAAAGTGAGGTTGGAGGACCCACAGTTCTCCAAAAGACTGAGTTGACTCACAAGTACTGTGGCATCCGCATGCTTCTTTTCGGGCATATGCATATAGACTGTACATGTATATTAAAATGGGAAAAGAGTTAGGTATAACTATCTGTAAAGTTTGATATACACTGTGATAACGCCTTTtccaaacaaaaagaaaattaaaaaaaaaagtaggaagaagaagaattaattAATGTGAAAAGACTGTGTTAAACACACTGATCACATAATGTTTGTTTCAGGCTGTTGAGGCATCAGATCACTGAACAAGATAATGCAAAGATAACATAAGTTGCAAACTCGCAAACATGCATTGCACGAAGGATGTGGTTATATATCAAGATAGTTGATAATCACACTTACCAACAGAGCAAACTGCTGTATAAAATGATGATGCCCCTTCAGACCACTTGCTGTCAAAAAATGATCTAAGCGATTAAAGTAGCGCATTAGTTTCAAAATTGAAGCAGGAAACTGGTTTCTGTGGTTCGTCTGGTCTGTCGCTGAATTCAGAAGAAATGTTTGAGTGGGCTGTTTTACCAAAACCCCCAAACAGCCAAATGCTGACAGCTTAAAGTCATTAGTATCTGGTATCTTAGCTTTAGTAGCTCATCTTTTCATTAAGtagatataaaacaaagtgttATTGATTCATTAAATTCACCCAATTTAAGTTTACTTATTGTGAACTTATCAAACAGTGAGGAGAAGTAGGTCCACAATGATCCAGAATGAACTAAATTGAAAGACGcagaaaataaatcatgaatgaagtaaaaagaagaaaatcaagTCTGAATTAACAccctgagacccgcgatcccgactgactttactgtctttcagaggctctagtaggttcagttttagggctagagtgaagacacagatatcatatgaaggATATCATGATGTCAGACatcatgtcgggaaggaggctaaataacgctccaaagttgggcaaaattttagcgaggaaaaactggcatggccattttcaaaggcgtcccttgacctctgacctcaagatatgtaaatgaaaaatggttccatgggtacccacgagtctcccctttacagacatgcctactttatgatcatcacatgcagtttggacaaaaacatgctgtttttttcatgcagtataaatgtgttatttttgcctattctaacatgatgtgtttgaatatttctgcatactggggttcctaaacagtcttgaattacataacattgtgtatcactgtaaagctgagactcttgtggatcaaatgagcccaacttcatgtgtgatgatgttagtccctatagtagccatttcattgtagtgagaccatttgacctcactgtataaaacgacctgtggtgacctctaggataatcacagtctcatgaaactttacagccacaaactagagacctagagcattcagaggatggatggctttcctaggtagactgacaataaggaggtttctgagcagttgcCATAACAGAAGTGATCGCCATCTAATTGCTGAAAAATACAATTATCTCAAAATGACAAAAgcttttgataccaaatcagagcatgactttttctacggtgttcctcaaggacttggtgacttaatgtggaactttggagggattattgataatttttattaatttccgagtggtaaaaaatggttaaatttagccccaaatctgtgtaacaaatggcatcAACCCAAAATTTGCtgaaacaacttatgagacataataaagcaaggggatggacatcatatacttataTCTTAATATTCTAAAccattatacacttttacaaatcatttaaattaattaattaattacactaATTCATGTTCacttctgatttatgactagaacaacttgacacacagtgctgagctgcatctcaaattaaccttcaagttcccagctttcagatgatgtacaccacttctatgtgacatctgctgttgaactgctatctccccctaaagaaccCCTGTACCCCcttaaaaaagactaaaacatgtctattgtgggtctcagagggttgatAGAATGACCCAAAGCAGCCACATGGCCACAGTGACACTAAATAATCTTGTTGTTACATGTGTTCTTCACTTATTGAATTAATCTAACAAAAGTCActtaatatatagtaatattcATAATCAATGAGGAAAGGAGGTCTAAAAGGGTCCAGAATGAACTAAATCAAGAGGCTGAAAGTGTCCTAAATATAAAAGTGAATGATGAATAACATAAAAAGtaagaagaggaagaatgaaTTCAAGTGACAGACTGTGTTAAACACACTGATCACATAATGTATGTGTCAGGCTGTTGAGGCATCAGATCACTGAACAAGATAATGAAGGTAAAGATAACATCAGTTGCAGACTTGCAAGCAGGATGTGGTCAGATATCAAGATACTGTAGGTGGGATTCACACTTGCCAACAGAGCAAATTTCTGTATAAAAGGGTCGACTTGACACCCCAAGAAGAAAGACAAGTCAATTGTCTTGCTGGCATCATGCATGCTCTGCACAAATTTCTGCTTTTTCATGTTCTGACATGTCTCGGACTAAACGGTAAGATGACCAAATCTGTTTATTATTCTCCAATCGTTTAATAAGACACTAACCTAACTTTGATGTTTACTTATTTTAGCAGATGGGAGTGAAATCATCAACGGGAAAAAAGTCGAGGAGGGATCGATGCAGTATATGGCCTCGCTGCAGAACAACAATAAAGAACATGTATGTGGAGGATTCCTCATCAGGGAAGACGTTGTGGTCACTGCTGCGCACTGTGATGATGCGTGAGTTACATTTCCTCTTCCAGCAGTCTTTGATTCATGTAATTAcaagtcaaattaaaaaaacttcAAGATATATTAAccgactttcttttttttttttaaaagacctatattattcatcattttctACTGTTGTTGGCACAATTTTAGGAAATTTACTGACAACCTCTCCATGATCTTTCGTTCAGGGGATTTACATCTGTTGTTCTTGGCACCCACGATCtcaagaaaaaagaagaagaaataagaaGTGATATTGAACAGAGATACAAACACAAAGATTATCGGGGTGTAGCTTATGGTAATGACATCATGCTCCTCAAAGTAAGTATACTCAAGTGACATCatacttttttgggggggtcaatttttttaaaatgatcagcTCCATATTCCAACAATTGTTTGTTTAATTGAAGTCTGATGAAATTAGCTTGCTAGTTTTTAAGTTTCTGATTTTGTGtgtctccagctgtctcaggggGCTGGACCGGACAACAGAGTGGAAACAATTCAACTTCCCACCTCTGAAATGAACACAAACTCAAAGGAAACCTGCAGTGTAGCTGGATGGGGTATAACTGAACGTGGAGCTGTTGATGATCTGAGAGTGGTGAATTTGTCTATCATTAAACTACAAGTCTGTAAGGAGCAATGGCTTCGTGTGGATCATAATCTTCCTGCCAACGTAATCTGTGCAGGTGGATACGAAACAGACAAAGGATTCTGTCAGGTATGTTTTCTGTCTGTGCCTTTAGGCACAATTTGGATTTGGATTTATagtatatattttatgtatGACCAGCGCCCACccatgccttaagccggccctgctACAAACATCTTAAATTGAATATTGATTCTTCCTCACAGGGTGATTCTGGTGGTCCTCTGGTGTGCAACGGGAAGGCTGTTGGTGTTGTCTCTTACAACCGTAGAGAAAACTGTAACTACCCAGATGTACCCAACGTCTACTTGGATCTATATAAATACCTTCCCTGGATCAAGAGCATCCTCGGAGACATGAAACATTATGAGTAAAAATCTTGCACAAAGTTTTGCTTCAGCATACATTCATTGTAATATGGAGGCATTGTGGTGTCTCTGATTGCTCTGTCAGTGTGaccaaaattcaaaataaaagcttattTCAAATACCATGTTTAATTTTCTTCCGTAACAACTTCATCAGAAGAaacaaattgtatttaagtgaataataataatatcgaGATTCTACACTTATACTTAATATTCTGTCCATCTTTGAAATGATCAAAAAGACACacttattctaaaaaaaaaacacaacaacctgTCAGTAGACTGATAGGACAGCCTGGATCAACAACGTGATGGCAAATAACAAGCATGGACCAGATACTGTCTGGTCCATGCATGTTATTTggacaatccaaacatacgggATCTTATTAATGACTTAATAAAGGGCGTGACAAATTACTCATTTGGTTTGGCAACACCAATACAAATAAAGCTTcaaaaaataagcaaaaatctctcttcaagtcaagtcaaagttGTTTTATACAGCATGTTTAAAAACTACGATTGAGTAttaagggccacattgaggaaaaaaaaatcaatcggagatttcgagaataaagtcataatattacgagaataaagtcataggtttacgagaaaaaagtcgtaatattataagaataaagtcataatattatt harbors:
- the LOC119488213 gene encoding duodenase-1-like, producing MHALHKFLLFHVLTCLGLNADGSEIINGKKVEEGSMQYMASLQNNNKEHVCGGFLIREDVVVTAAHCDDAGFTSVVLGTHDLKKKEEEIRSDIEQRYKHKDYRGVAYGNDIMLLKLSQGAGPDNRVETIQLPTSEMNTNSKETCSVAGWGITERGAVDDLRVVNLSIIKLQVCKEQWLRVDHNLPANVICAGGYETDKGFCQGDSGGPLVCNGKAVGVVSYNRRENCNYPDVPNVYLDLYKYLPWIKSILGDMKHYE